The Primulina eburnea isolate SZY01 chromosome 13, ASM2296580v1, whole genome shotgun sequence genome includes a region encoding these proteins:
- the LOC140810316 gene encoding antifungal protein ginkbilobin-like protein: MGVIGKPILMMLPALIICITGQFLITESEPNTAVNLLWCNSHGYSQEDLYAGSVADVLMDLMNVTPTRKGFDYRTVSGNALAVSFGRATCNGALSRTDCANCLVVAKTTVTSGCRNSVGGRTELVYCSIRYENYPI, from the coding sequence ATGGGTGTGATTGGAAAACCCATTTTGATGATGCTCCCTGCACTAATAATTTGCATAACGGGCCAATTCTTGATAACTGAAAGCGAGCCAAACACGGCTGTCAATCTCCTTTGGTGCAATTCCCACGGGTACTCGCAAGAAGACCTATATGCCGGCAGCGTCGCCGATGTTCTGATGGATTTAATGAACGTCACGCCCACCCGTAAAGGCTTCGACTATCGCACTGTTTCCGGCAATGCCCTGGCAGTTTCGTTCGGCCGTGCCACTTGTAACGGGGCTCTGTCGAGGACAGATTGCGCCAACTGCCTTGTGGTGGCCAAAACCACTGTGACTAGCGGATGCCGGAACAGTGTTGGCGGCAGGACTGAGTTGGTTTACTGTAGCATCAGATATGAAAACTACCCTATCTGA